The window CATAAAATAGACGCCAATCACAAGCATGGCAATCGAACTAAGGAATCCGATAAAGGGAATGATTGAAATAATCGTAAGCCCGATGTAGATAAGTAAAAACTTAAGGGCATCCTTTTTAATTTCCTCAAGCGAGGGTTTAGTTGATCCAAGGGCAAAAAGAGTGTACACATTTAGTAATGGAATCCAAGACCAAAAAGCGATTTCCCCTAAACCGTTTGTTTTTGTCGTATAGAAGTAAATAATGGCAGTGATAATATAACTAAGAAGTGCAAACAAAAGCATAACGATTACAAAACCAATAAAAAAACCGCCAAACAAAATATCAGCTTCTGTTGGATACGTTTCATACATAGATGATAGCAAACCTCCAAATTGATTAGTTGTGTTACCCGAGATTTATTATATGTTTAAATAATCCGTAAAATCATGTGACTATGGATGTGATTAAAATGGTATTTCTATTTATAAATTGAAAAATTGAACATTATGTAAATACATTTACATTAAACAAAGCCATTTAGTATACTGAAACAGGTGTGTTTTTTAGGGACTATTATTTAAATATTGTAATAAAGTAAAATTTAGGAGGGTACAGATGCCAGAAAATATAGGGTCTAAACTAAGGGGGAAGATCCAATATGAATGGAAATTAGCCATTATTTCAGCATTCATCATTGGATTATTAACTCATCTATATATTTTTTTACATAGGTTACCCAACCATGATGGACTGTTAAATATTTATAGCTCACAGGCAAAGGTATCGTCGGGGCGATTCTTTTTAAGTAATGCTGCGGGATTAAGCAGTTACTTTGATATGCCCTGGGTAATTGGGTTATTTTCTATTTTATTTTTATCCCTTGCTGCTGCCTGTATTGTATGTTTATTCGAAGTGAAGAAGAAAATGGCGATTGTCCTTATTTCGGGGATTGTAGTAGCATTTCCAAGCGTTTCTGCAACATTTTCTTATATGTTTACAGCAGATGGGTATATGCTAGGAACTTTTCTAGCTGTCTTAGCGGTCCTACTAACAAAAAAGTATAAATTTGGCTTCATTATAGGGGCCGTAGCATTATGCCTTGGTGTTGGAATTTATCAGGCGAATTTGTCTGTCGCAATGGCTTTTATCACACTTTGGTTAATGCATGACATCCTTTTGAAAAAAACGACGACGAAACAACTTGGACTTAATGTCTTACGTTCAGCTTTAATGCTCGGAATTGGAATGGTCTCTTATTTAGTTGTATATAAAATCTATACTAAGTTTTTAGATGTATCCATTACAAGCTACCAAGGACTAGATAAGGTCGGTTCTGTAACACTGGATGATATTCCAAAAGTTTTTGAGACAATTGATTTAAAGCTAAAAACATTCTTTTTTAATGGGTTCGTGAACCAAGCAGATGTGAATTTATTGGAATGGTTAAATGTATTTCTACTCATTACGCTAATCATTTCTACGATTACAGTTATTGTAAAGAATAAAGTTTATAACAGTATTGTGCAAATCCTCATCTTTGTGCTTTTAGTATTGAGCTTACCGATCAGTTTCTATGTTGTCTATTTCCTTTCACCTGAAGCCGAATACCATATGCTCATGATATTTAGTATTTCATCAATCTATATCTATCTTATTTTATTGTATGATGCAGTAGAGGTAAGAAAATCGTTATGGATCGAAAAAATTAATTCATGGGCAACAGTGATTTTATTAACTGTCACGATCTATAATTTTGGCTTAATTGCCAATATCGTTTATTTTAATATGGAGCTAAAATACGAGCGTTCCATACAATTAGCCAATCGTCTAATAGATCGAGTTGAACAATTGGAAGATTACGAAGACATTAAAAAGATTCATGTAATAGGGCGTTATCGAATTGAAACGCCATTACCTTCTGTTATTATTCCACAAAAAATACCACAAATGGTTGGCTCGACTGGAGAACACCTATTAGTAGAAACTGCACATATTCAGAAAATCTTTGCTAATTTCTTGGGCTATGAGCTTCTTTTCTTAATGCCTGATGAGCTGGAAGAGATGAATGCAAGGAATGAAATAAAAGAGATGGGGATTTGGCCGGTAAAAGAATCCGTGCAAGTGATTGATGATGTTCTTGTCATAAAGTTTGAAGAACAATAATGCTTTTATTCCTTAATAAAGATTCAAAACCCCAACTATGGAGGTAAACAATGCCAGAAGAAATATTAGGTAAATTACGAAGTAAAATAAAAAATGAATGGGTATTAGCTTTTAGCTCAGCCATGATTATCGGCTTACTTACTCATCTCTATGTATTCATGCACCGATATCCGAACCATGATGGACTGCACAATTTTTATAGCACACAAGCAATGGTAACTTCAGGTCGTTTCTTTTTAGGACCTGCTAGCAGCCTAAGCTCCTATTTTGATTTACCATGGGTAATAGGGTTATTTTCTCTATTTTTTTTAGCCCTGACTTCAATTTGTTTAGTGATTCTGTTTGAGGTTAGGAAGAAAATTTCAATCGTTTTAATTTCAGGATTAGTCGTTACATTCCCAAGTGTTTCCTCTACATTCGCCTATATGTTTACTGCAGATGGTTATATGCTTGGCATCTTCATGGCTACCTTAGCTGTGGTTTTAACCAAAAAATATAAATTTGGGTTTGTATTAGGTGCCATTCTTGTTAGTTTAGCAGTGGGTGTGTATCAAGCGAATTTATCGGTTGCTTTAGTTTTTGCAACATTTTGGATTATCCATGATATCTTCTTCTCGAATCATTCCATCATGCGAATCTGGGGAAATATAATCCGATCCGGGTTAATGGTTGGGATTGGGATGGTTGGTTACTTTGTTGTCTATAAGCTTTTTACAAGCTTGCTTTCGGTTCAGATTTCAAGCTATCAAGGACTGGATAAAGTAGGCAGCCTGACAATCCATGATATTCCAAAGCGTATTTCACAAATTGTATCTGAACTAAAGACCTTCTTCTTCCGAGGATTCTTTAGCAGCTATGATGTGAATCTATTAGAAATGTTAAATGTCTTCATATTTATATTGATTTTTATTGGTGCCATTACTTTAATAGTAAAGAAAAAATTGTACCTAAATATAGGGAAACTTGTCACATTAATTCTATGTGTCATTACTTTACCGTTTACTCTCTATATTGCATATTTTGCTTCACCAAATGTTTTCTATCATATGTTAATGGTATTTAGCTTAAGCAGTACTTATATCTTCCTTGTTTTAATATATGATGCAATAGATAGTAACCAGACCACTATTTTTAAAGAAGTATTCTCGTGGGGAACAACAATTTTAATTGCATTCACGATATTTAATTTCGCGCTGATTGCAAATATTGCCTACATGAATATGGAGCTGCGTTATGAGAAATCAATTAGCTTTGCGAATCGCTTAGTGGATCGAATCGAGCAGCTGGATGAGTATGAAAATATTGAGAAAATGGCTGTCTTTGGGAATGTGGAGTTACATTCAACCTTATCAAGTGTATCGATTCCAAATCGAATTCCGACGATGACTGGCACTGTCGGAGAGACTGTTTTCTATAAACCATATAGTTATAATGAGTTGATTGAAAGCTTCTTGGGCTATTCATTGGTAGCGGCAACAGATGAGGATCTTAAAGCGATTCAACAAACGAATACCTACAAAGAGATGGGTGTTTGGCCAGCACAAGACTCTGTTCAAGTAATTAATAATACAGTAATAGTTAAATTTGAAAATATAGAAACGATTGAATGAAGTAATTAATATAGGAATGATTGCTTCATTAGAAAGGGGAACACTATGTCGTTACTATCTATAGTACTCCCGGCTTATAATGAAGAAAAAATGATTGTGAAGGCAGCAGAAGTTCTAAGCGGACTTATGGAGCAAGAAAATATAAAGGCAGAGCTTATTTTTATTAATGATGGCTCCAAGGATCAGACATGGAAAGAAATTCAAAAGGCAAGCAATTTATATGAAAATGTAAATGGTATTTGTTTTTCTCGAAACTTTGGTAAAGAGGCTGCAATATTAGCTGGCCTCGAGCATGCACAGGGGGATTGCTGTGTCGTGATGGATTGTGACCTCCAGCACCCACCTGAAGCTGTGATTGAGATGTATTCCTTATGGCAAAAGGGATTTGAGATTGTTGAAGGGGTTAAGGTATCCCGTGGAAAGGAAAGTAAAGTACATGGCCTGTTTTCAAAAAGCTTTTATAGATTGATTAATCAAGCTACAGGTTTTGATATGTCAAGATCCTCTGATTTCAAGTTACTGGACCGAAAAGTGGTTGATTCATACTTGCAATTACCGGAAAGAAAGCTTTTCTTCCGCGCGC is drawn from Lysinibacillus sp. SGAir0095 and contains these coding sequences:
- a CDS encoding glycosyltransferase family 2 protein encodes the protein MSLLSIVLPAYNEEKMIVKAAEVLSGLMEQENIKAELIFINDGSKDQTWKEIQKASNLYENVNGICFSRNFGKEAAILAGLEHAQGDCCVVMDCDLQHPPEAVIEMYSLWQKGFEIVEGVKVSRGKESKVHGLFSKSFYRLINQATGFDMSRSSDFKLLDRKVVDSYLQLPERKLFFRALSFWLGYKSIEVEFEVQDRTEGETKWSFLSLIKYAVNNITSFSTAPMQIITVIGFFFLIFAIVLGIQSVLNYIRGESLEGFTTVILLLLGIGSLLMISMGIIGFYISKIYEEVKRRPRYIVSVTTNKDEE
- a CDS encoding glucosyltransferase domain-containing protein, with protein sequence MPENIGSKLRGKIQYEWKLAIISAFIIGLLTHLYIFLHRLPNHDGLLNIYSSQAKVSSGRFFLSNAAGLSSYFDMPWVIGLFSILFLSLAAACIVCLFEVKKKMAIVLISGIVVAFPSVSATFSYMFTADGYMLGTFLAVLAVLLTKKYKFGFIIGAVALCLGVGIYQANLSVAMAFITLWLMHDILLKKTTTKQLGLNVLRSALMLGIGMVSYLVVYKIYTKFLDVSITSYQGLDKVGSVTLDDIPKVFETIDLKLKTFFFNGFVNQADVNLLEWLNVFLLITLIISTITVIVKNKVYNSIVQILIFVLLVLSLPISFYVVYFLSPEAEYHMLMIFSISSIYIYLILLYDAVEVRKSLWIEKINSWATVILLTVTIYNFGLIANIVYFNMELKYERSIQLANRLIDRVEQLEDYEDIKKIHVIGRYRIETPLPSVIIPQKIPQMVGSTGEHLLVETAHIQKIFANFLGYELLFLMPDELEEMNARNEIKEMGIWPVKESVQVIDDVLVIKFEEQ
- a CDS encoding glucosyltransferase domain-containing protein: MPEEILGKLRSKIKNEWVLAFSSAMIIGLLTHLYVFMHRYPNHDGLHNFYSTQAMVTSGRFFLGPASSLSSYFDLPWVIGLFSLFFLALTSICLVILFEVRKKISIVLISGLVVTFPSVSSTFAYMFTADGYMLGIFMATLAVVLTKKYKFGFVLGAILVSLAVGVYQANLSVALVFATFWIIHDIFFSNHSIMRIWGNIIRSGLMVGIGMVGYFVVYKLFTSLLSVQISSYQGLDKVGSLTIHDIPKRISQIVSELKTFFFRGFFSSYDVNLLEMLNVFIFILIFIGAITLIVKKKLYLNIGKLVTLILCVITLPFTLYIAYFASPNVFYHMLMVFSLSSTYIFLVLIYDAIDSNQTTIFKEVFSWGTTILIAFTIFNFALIANIAYMNMELRYEKSISFANRLVDRIEQLDEYENIEKMAVFGNVELHSTLSSVSIPNRIPTMTGTVGETVFYKPYSYNELIESFLGYSLVAATDEDLKAIQQTNTYKEMGVWPAQDSVQVINNTVIVKFENIETIE